One genomic region from Vitis riparia cultivar Riparia Gloire de Montpellier isolate 1030 chromosome 17, EGFV_Vit.rip_1.0, whole genome shotgun sequence encodes:
- the LOC117904040 gene encoding GRAS family protein RAM1-like, with translation MASGLLSEETSDEVSGLDTSLSAQAYYSRSYLPIFQNGSATNWFHYSDEARNHKRLKRSQSVAESIGSNSSLYSGGKSYSNSSSSFISRSSSTNSLNSLPRLHFRDHIWTYTQRYLAAEAVEEAAAAMISAAEGEVEEDGSGDGMRLVQLLIACAEAVACRDKTHASSLLSELRANALVFGSSFQRVASCFVQGLADRLSLVQPLGAVGFIAPSINSMDTAWEKKEEALRLVYEICPHIKFGHFVANASILEAFEGENFAHVVDLGMTLGLAHGQQWRQLIHSLANRAGRPPRRLRITGVGLCVDRFKIIGEELEAYAQDLDINLEFSAVESNLENLRPEDIKREDGEALVVNSILQLHCVVKESRGALNSVLQKINELSPKVLVLVEQDSSHNGPFFLGRFMEALHYYSAIFDSLEAMLPKYDTRRAKIEQFYFGEEIKNIVSCEGPARVERHERVDQWRRRMSRAGFQAAPIKMMAQAKQWLGKVKACEGYNVMEEKGCLVLGWKSKPIVAASCWKC, from the coding sequence ATGGCTTCTGGTCTGTTAAGTGAAGAAACGAGTGATGAGGTGAGTGGTCTTGATACCAGCCTTTCGGCTCAGGCTTACTATTCTCGCTCTTATCTGCCCATATTCCAGAATGGTTCTGCTACTAATTGGTTCCACTACTCGGATGAAGCTAGAAACCACAAGAGGCTTAAACGATCCCAAAGTGTAGCTGAATCCATCGGAAGTAATAGCAGCCTTTATAGTGGTGGAAAAAGCTATAGTAACAGCAGCAGCAGTTTTATCAGCCGCAGTAGCAGTACTAATAGCTTGAATAGCTTGCCAAGGCTCCATTTTCGAGATCATATATGGACTTATACTCAAAGATACCTTGCAGCTGAAGCTGTGGAAGAAGCAGCAGCAGCCATGATCAGTGCTGCAGAAGGTGAAGTTGAGGAAGATGGAAGTGGGGACGGGATGAGGTTGGTTCAGCTTCTCATTGCTTGTGCTGAAGCTGTGGCTTGTCGTGACAAGACACATGCCTCATCGCTATTATCAGAGCTTCGAGCCAATGCTTTAGTCTTCGGCTCTTCATTCCAGCGTGTGGCATCCTGCTTTGTCCAAGGCCTCGCGGACCGGCTGTCTTTGGTTCAACCACTTGGGGCAGTTGGTTTTATAGCACCTTCCATCAACTCAATGGACACAGCCTGGGAGAAAAAGGAGGAAGCTTTACGTCTTGTTTATGAAATTTGTCCACATATTAAGTTTGGTCACTTTGTGGCCAATGCTTCAATATTGGAAGCCTTTGAGGGAGAGAATTTTGCCCATGTCGTTGACTTGGGCATGACACTTGGCCTAGCACATGGTCAGCAATGGCGCCAGCTGATCCATAGCCTAGCCAATCGTGCAGGCCGACCACCACGCCGTCTTAGGATCACTGGTGTCGGCCTTTGTGTAGACCGGTTCAAAATTATAGGTGAGGAGCTTGAGGCTTACGCCCAGGACTTGGACATAAACTTGGAGTTTTCAGCAGTGGAAAGCAACTTGGAAAATCTTCGGCCTGAAGACATCAAACGTGAAGATGGGGAAGCTCTTGTTGTCAACAGCATCCTTCAATTGCACTGTGTGGTCAAGGAAAGCCGCGGAGCTTTAAACTCGGTCCTGCAGAAAATCAACGAGCTCTCACCCAAGGTTTTAGTCCTGGTTGAGCAGGACTCAAGCCATAACGGACCCTTCTTTCTTGGGAGGTTCATGGAAGCACTTCATTACTACTCTGCAATCTTTGACTCCCTAGAAGCAATGCTACCTAAGTATGATACTAGGCGCGCCAAAATAGAACAGTTTTACTTTGGGGAGGAGATAAAGAATATAGTGAGTTGCGAAGGGCCAGCAAGGGTGGAGCGGCATGAGAGGGTGGACCAGTGGCGCAGGAGGATGAGTCGTGCCGGGTTTCAGGCTGCACCCATTAAGATGATGGCTCAGGCCAAGCAATGGCTGGGGAAAGTTAAGGCCTGTGAAGGGTATAATGTTATGGAAGAGAAGGGATGCTTGGTGCTGGGCTGGAAATCAAAGCCTATTGTGGCAGCCTCTTGCTGGAAATGCTGA